AAACGTTAACTGCAAAGAATAAGAGGTTGGTGGATGTATTTGCTACTGCTTGACCAGTGcttgtttaataaaatgtgttcattagaCGGCCTTTCCACTGTTATGCTAGTTTAAAACACGTTCTTAATTAGCATCTCGAATAAATGGCTTTTACAGTAACTTAGATATTACTCAGTTTGACTTATGGTTTCAACTTGTGTGCACCATATGTTTTAAGTGTGATATATAAAAActggattaaaaaatatagagTAATGTCAAATGGAACTAATTTAACTAGTGGACAAAGCTAATCCAAGTTGGGCTACGCACGTGGTTGGACTCTGCGAGGTGACCTTACGTTTctggtaataataatgatattgcaAGTAAGAAACGTATTTGGTTcgataaaatgtgcaagataTTGTagcaataatacattttttaaatgtaatgttcaaAGCCcaaccaatgtttgtttacaactttcTCCCAAGCTTCACGTGCCTCCCCTGCAGTACCTCTGCGCCCAActaggccccccccccccaaatatACAGTAGAGCTAAAATCTTGATCACATCGTTTATTTGAAATGCCAAACCTACATCAGATCAGCAGGTTTTTAAAATCATCAGCAGCCCGgctagctcagtcggtagagcatgagactcttaatctcagggtcgtgGGTTCGAGCCCCACGTTGGGCGCACATCTTTTTTGAAAATGGTATCCTCCAAATACAATTCTATGTGAATTGTCGTCTGTTCATTATATACTCTCCacaaaatattttgaaatagtgaaatagtttTACTCACTTGATATGTATAAATTCAAACCATCTGTTGAATCCTGATTAAGTGGTTGTAATGGGTATTACAAGAAAATGACCACCtgtgaaaataacatttaaaccaAAAGACTTCAGACTTTTGAGTAGTTTCTCCCACCCTGTCAACAGTCAGGAGCGTCACTTGTATGGGCAttatgttttcgtttttttttttttttttacatgtacaCATGGGGTCGGTAGCCCGgctagctcagtcggtagagcatgagactcttaatctcagggtcgtgGGTTCGAGCCCCACGTTGGGCGCTCATCTTTTCTCTTGAAAATAGTATCCTCCAAATACAATTCTATGCGAATTGTCGTCTGTTCATTATATACAATACAACATTGAAATAGTTTTACTCActtcatatgtatatattcaAACCATCTGTTGTCAAGATCATCCCTTGGGcattatgtatttatcttttctttttttttttttttttacatgtgggTAAACTCAGTGTCAATAGCCCGgctagctcagtcggtagagcatgagactcttaatctcagggtcgtgGGTTCGAGCCCCACGTTGGGCGCAAACCGTTTTTCCTTCAAATTGTTGATTAAAATACTAAAACAGTAATTTCGCTAGATCTGTATAGAGGACAGAACAAgacataaatataataatatataaatgcatgaatgtataaatacatgtatttatacattgtagggatgcaccgatgcTTAACTTccgataccgatgttaagaataacagttGGGCCGATGCtgatgttataattattatttttttcccactgttCATAGGCTGAGTACGTTCGTTATCATAACATCGTAGTACGCTGTTTAGAAAGTATGCAGGTTGCCCGGATCACCCACAGCTAAGCCCACTGAATGGTGAGCTGAGCAATATACACGTTTAGAGTCAAACCACACTTTTATCTACCTCTGAATCTCCCTAAACTagtcataaatatatttactctttACTGTCGGATCACTCGTTACTGGATCAGCGAGACAGATACGGACCAGCTGTCAGGCGAGGGAGAGAGGCAAAGAGAGCGCTCCGTTTTTTATTCTTGTGCTATTATATCATAATGTATTTAATCTACAtaagtagtttgtttttaatgtattatcattatttaattatgttgtgTTCTGTTTGTAGAAGAGCGCCATGCTGCCGCTGTTGACTAATGTACTTTTCATGAGgcaataaatcaaaacacattcatgaaACTTCTTttaaatttaacattttagtCAGACAGAGaatatttttgtgaaaaataGCAAAAGCCTCTGATGAATGTTTTCTAACATACTAGTAGACACGTTTTAAGTACCAACAAAATGACCTGCCATAATGACAGTCCAAGGAACCTATATAGTGGCTCGGCCAAACCAAGTGGTAATTAAGATTAGCAGCATACACAAAGGACACTTACAAAACCCTAATCCCCCTTTGACATGGTGGTTTGTCACCATCTGTCCcaattgaaagaaaaatgaaacgCCCAACGTGGGGCTCGAACTAGAGACCGACCGATCGATCGGCAAGCCGATTTAATCGGCcgatttttgctattttttaatcAATCGGCATCGGCCGATTTTCCGGGCCGATTTTAAGTCAGGCACATCTGCGGGCAGCAACTTGGAACGCACACCGGGACACGAGGTTTCAAGAGTGAGCAAGACGGTCTACAGGTAAGGCATCAATTTTTACATTCCAATGTCCAAAAGTCGCATATTTTCTCTCATGATTAGTTGTAATCTGTGATGTTGCTTCAtttacagaaaggaaaaaagtaaaatatagtaACGGACAATCTaagtgaaaatgtaacaaaaagagGACACAAATCTAACgtgaacattttataacattgtCATCCCATGTCCATTCGTTTTCAACTGCATCGGAgttgaagaagaaaggaaagtgacaatgttttaaaacgttcacTTGTTATTTGTGCGTCCtctttttgttaacatttcacttagATTGTCCATTACTTAAGTTTAGATCGTAACATAGCAGTCACCAGCGTTGAGCGCAATTAAGCCCCCTCAACGCTGGTGACTGCTATGTTACGATCTAAACTTAAGTAACGGACAATctaagtgaaatgttaacaaaaagaGGACGCACAAATAGCAAgtgaacgttttaaaacattgtcATCCCATGTCAATTTGTTTTCGCGATGTATtacatgtttgatttgattgtgAATTTGAAAAGGATCAAACAGATGTTCTCTAGTTCTTATTTCCGGTTTCCTGCGCAGCATGCTGGGAGACGGAGTTTTATATTGTTGAAACGGAAACATATGAAAGTTTAAGGCATGGAAGTTCCACAGTGAAACTGTATAACCTGAACACGTATTTTGCCGTTTTGAAGTAACTATCTGAAGTTGTCACATCATGGAAGTCTTCTTGCACTCtgttaaacatattaaaatgaataattaatagaCTAACAGACTGCAAGAAGTCATACATTTGTTAATTCTTGTTGTTATGAATCGATGAGTAGCTAGGCCCCTACAGTCATTTTTATATAATAGCCTACATAATATTTCTACTATATACATGaatatatagtgtatatatatagaacatatgttatttataatgaataaaataaatgtgttatggataataaaatctaaataaaattattttatttttcattaacataTGGTGATATAGTAACATTGAAGGCACTTTTAAATGCTAACCTTGaatgtttgttctgtttagGAATTGTTGTCTGATGTCAGAAGGAAAACCATCCCAGTAtggctgaaaagaaaaacccagTATGGCAGCATTTTACGGACACAGAGCCAGCTACAAGTAAGGTGATCTGCAAGCTCTGTAAGGTACATGTGAGCTTGGGATCTGCAAAgagcaaacataaaaacaccacaaaccTCTGGAATCACCTGAGAGTACATCATCTCCAGGCTTACAATGATGCTCAGCAACAAAaagctccagcagctgcagtgtCTACATCCACTTCCCAACCTCATCAGCCAACCGTAACAGATATGTTTGGCAAAATTCAGACACCAGATCAAAGAAAATAGACACATTAATAACAGAAATGATTGCCACAGACAATCTGCCATTCGcttgtgtttcatgtgttgGATTCCAGAGGCTGGTGGCTGCAATGGAGCCCAGGTACAAATTAAAATCGGAGAAGCACTACCGCACCGACATGCTTGAGGACATAGTTGGAAAAGTGGAGAGAAAAGTCAAAGCACTAATTTCAGAGGAGGCTGGCCCTTTTTTGTCCTTCACTACAGACTGTTGGTCTGGGGACACTGAGGCTCTCATGAGTCTAACATGCCATTTCATTGACCACAACTGGGACAGGAAGCAAGTCCTcctaaatgcaaaaacaatgttagGCTCCCACACAGGGGAGTATATTGGTGACATGTTCATCAGTCTGCTGGAGCACTGGGACATCAGCCATGACAGGGTTGTACTTGTTCTCCGTGACAGTGGGGCAAACATGGTCAAAGGTCTCAGACTGGCGGAAATACCTGATCTCAGCTGCAGCGCACACACCATACAGCTTGTGGTGAATGATGGCATCAACAGTCAGCGAGTAGTGCTGGACATTAATGCCAAATTAAAGAACATCGCCAAACATTTCAACCACTCTGTTCTTGCAAAGCAGAAGCTTAAAAAAATTCAACAAGAACTTGGCCTACCAGAGCACAGCATCCTCCAGTCTGAACCCACTCGCTGGAACTCCACGCTTCATATGATGCAGAGAATGGTGGAGCAGAAGAGAGCTCTGAACAACTACGCTCGAGAGTATGGAAAAATTGCCACTCTATCCCCTGATCAATGGGACATAGCTTCCAATTTAATTGATACATTGGAGCCTATGGAGGAAGTCACCCTTGAGGTGAGCAAGTCAGAGGCTTCCATCTCCTGCGTCATTCCGAGCATTGCTGTGCTGAAGATGATTCTTCAGACAGAGGGGCCAAACACAATTGGGATCAAAACTCTGCGAGAGTCAATGCTGCAAAGCTTACAGAGAAGATTCCAAAAGATGGAGGACACACAATGTCTAGTGCTCGCAACACTCCTGGACCCTCGCTATAAAGGCCATGTCTTTTCAGAGGGCACACTTGATAAAGCAAAAAGGTGGATAAAGGAGGAGCATGCTGTTGTGTCTGAACAGCTGAAGAGGGCCACAAGTGCAGAAGAAGGACTACACTCGAAACAGAGAAGGGTGGAAGTTGAGGAAGTACCTGGTCCCTCCAGTGTCATTGACCAAATGTATGCCAACATCTTGGGACCTCATGGATCTCCTACTCAGGAGAGTGATGAAGACCACCTTATATCTGACCAGCTGCAGCACTACCTCCAGGAGCCAGTGATAAATAGGCAGACTGGTAAACCGCTAGAATGGTGGAAGCAAAATGCATCCCGTCTACACCTTCTTGCACCACTAGCAAGAAAATTCCTTTGTCCACCCCCTTCCTCAGTTCCCAGCGAGAGGGTGTTTAGTGAGATTGGGAACATTTATGACAAGAAGAGGAGCAACCTCAAGGGCGAACATGCCGAACAGTTGTGTTTCCTACATGACAACCTCCGTTTCTTGAACTGGCAGTATTGAGAAGCATAAAACATGCCTGTGAAACTTGTTTACATAATTTTTTATGTTGCTAGTATGCCCTTTGTTACTAGTGTGTTTGCACCTTTGCAGcactaatatatttttatttcatatttatttttatgttgattCTTGAACTGGCAGTATTGAGAAGCATAAAACATGCCTGTGAAACTTGAAACTTGTTTACATAATTTTTTATGTTGCTAGTATGCCCTTTGTTACTAGTGTGTTTGCAGcactaatatatttttatttcatatttatttttatgttgattatatattgaacatttaaGACTCAGagttggtatttatttattttatatttaattcatatgttgatttttttaatgttcaatttTCAATAAATCGTGTGAAGTTTACAAGTGTCGTGCCTCCTCTTACTAGTATGATTTTTAGCATGCCAATTAAGGATAATACGATAGCATATCGGCCCTAAAAATCGGCCCAAAAAATCGGCAGGACACATCGGCCATCAGCTGACTCTGACCGGTAAATATCGGTATCGGCATCGGCTTTAGAAAAACCCATATCGGTCGGTCTCTAGCTCGAACCcacgaccctgagattaagagtctcatgctttttttttttttttttttttttttatcttttatttataaaatttgcatatttacaatttatttacatttttacgtttttttttttttttttgattgtttttccttttgtcacTGTACACACCTCTCCATCATACAGTCAACATTCCTCCCTCCACCCAAAACCAAAattgtttccaaaataaaaaaaataaaacaaaacatgatcaTGCAGAAGACCCAACGCACACAGGCATGTCATTCCCCACAATCGaacattgtcttttctttttagttCGTTCAGagtcctctttctcttttttttcatttgttatttacaAAGTTTATTCTCAACTCATCCTCCTTAATGGTTACAAAGGAGCTTCCACACACAAAGTCTTCCTCAAATTTCAGTCTCTCAATGCTTTTGTATAGCATTCTTATGTCTCTTTTCGTTGTCCTTTCGAAAAGGCTCCAGACATTCTCTAACCTTCCCTCATAATGGGCACTGTTCCTCCTTATTTTTACGGCGTATCTTGCGTGGCTCAGAACATAATTTAGCAGAGACACATTGCATTCATCCTTCTTCACAATCGCACCAAACAACCACAACTCCTTCCATTCCATTTCTCTTACATACCATTCATTCCAACATCTGCTAACTAACTCTTTCATCCTTCCAAAGTACTCACCAAGCTCTCTGCATTCAACAAACTCATGCATACAGGTTTCAACCTGGTCCTTACATACATCACATTCTCTCTTAACCGTTGAGTCAAATGACCAGGTTATTAAACACCCTATTGTGTCTTAACATAAAGTCAAAGTGATCACATTCAATACTGTTCCACTTCACACTCACATTTCTCCACATCCTCCTGCCGGTCAAACCATCCACTACTCTCGTCCACACATTCTCTGATTCTGAGtctcatgctctaccgactgagctagcCGGGCTACACCCCACCCTATAACCCCCCCACCTCGACCCCACCACCCCAATCAGACCCCTCCACTCATTCCCACTCCACAGACATACACCCATGTGCTTCCT
This Eleginops maclovinus isolate JMC-PN-2008 ecotype Puerto Natales chromosome 11, JC_Emac_rtc_rv5, whole genome shotgun sequence DNA region includes the following protein-coding sequences:
- the LOC134872149 gene encoding LOW QUALITY PROTEIN: zinc finger BED domain-containing protein 4-like (The sequence of the model RefSeq protein was modified relative to this genomic sequence to represent the inferred CDS: inserted 1 base in 1 codon) codes for the protein MAEKKNPVWQHFTDTEPATSKVICKLCKVHVSLGSAKSKHKNTTNLWNHLRVHHLQAYNDAQQQKAPAAAVSTSTSQPHQPTXNRYVWQNSDTRSKKIDTLITEMIATDNLPFACVSCVGFQRLVAAMEPRYKLKSEKHYRTDMLEDIVGKVERKVKALISEEAGPFLSFTTDCWSGDTEALMSLTCHFIDHNWDRKQVLLNAKTMLGSHTGEYIGDMFISLLEHWDISHDRVVLVLRDSGANMVKGLRLAEIPDLSCSAHTIQLVVNDGINSQRVVLDINAKLKNIAKHFNHSVLAKQKLKKIQQELGLPEHSILQSEPTRWNSTLHMMQRMVEQKRALNNYAREYGKIATLSPDQWDIASNLIDTLEPMEEVTLEVSKSEASISCVIPSIAVLKMILQTEGPNTIGIKTLRESMLQSLQRRFQKMEDTQCLVLATLLDPRYKGHVFSEGTLDKAKRWIKEEHAVVSEQLKRATSAEEGLHSKQRRVEVEEVPGPSSVIDQMYANILGPHGSPTQESDEDHLISDQLQHYLQEPVINRQTGKPLEWWKQNASRLHLLAPLARKFLCPPPSSVPSERVFSEIGNIYDKKRSNLKGEHAEQLCFLHDNLRFLNWQY